Sequence from the Chroogloeocystis siderophila 5.2 s.c.1 genome:
TGCTCAAAATCAAGTAGTTTAACCATGTTTGCGAAGTCTTTTGTGTCAGCAGGCAATTCGTAGTCTGATGGTACTTGAATCACTGTACCTTTATCGATGCCTTGTGCTAAACGCAACCACACATCAAGCTTACCGCTCGAACTTAAGGAACTATAAGCACGACTAATATCGCTGTTTGCCCGACTTACAATATCGCGCTGTGCCTGTAGCTGTTCTTCTTGCGATAAAGACTGAATTTGATTAAATAACGCTTCAGCAGTATCTTGAGCAGAAGTTTCGTTTGCTGGTTGAAGTTGATCTTTAATGTCTTTATAACCAAACCACAACAAGCCTAATTGTGTATCAACGTCAAACTGTTGAAATGCTTCTACAGCTTTTTTTGTAGTGTCATCAGTAGTGTAAGTCATTGTACCCTCAGATTCTTCGAAATAATCAACTCAATTGCTTGAGTTATAAAACAGGCTTGATTACAGCCTCTAGAACCCGATTTAATAAATTAAAAAATATAAATTAACCTTTCTAAAGATAGATATCAAAAGCACAACTTACGGCAGAGGCAGTCAAAAAATAATTTAGATAGCAGTTTATTTAACAAGTATTTTTATATACTTCCTGTTAAATAATCATCAGAATTTACTTGTCTTTTTTAAAACTCTTTTAAAGAGGATATTGGCTCGATTAATTTAAACTAAATACAAATAAGATTAAGAATGGCGCTTCAATTTTATTGACTAAAAAATTATAACTTTATCAAAACTATATAAAAGACGACAGAACCACAAGATTATGGCTATTATATGAAAAACTTTTATTTTGCAGTAGCTTAAAACGCAGCAATTATAATGGCAATCTAGGTATTTTAGTTTCAATACGAATTGATTCAGTTTAGTTGCCTTGCTCAATTTTTTCGTTTATAACTTTGCGCAGTAGTTAGCACCAGTATATTAAAAGTCGTATTATTTATTGTTCCGCTTGTGTATATCAAGATTTTGAGGTAATTGATGATAGCGATCAATTATTTGTGGGAATAATAACCTTGTAGAAATACTCAGCTTAGTGCAGAGTTAATTCTACCAGGTAACTCAAAATTCATTATTAGGTTAATCAACTGATCGAAAATGTTAAAAGTAGCGAGCAGTCACAGCAACGATCCTGATTCTCTCGCAGCTGTAAGCGAAGTTTTGGCACAGTGTCAAATAACGCTGGCAGGGCAATCACCACAAGCAGGGCTTTTATTGGAACAGATTCATGCTGTCTTTCCGCAGCTTGAACTGATTGGAGGGACGACAGATGGAGAAATGTCCTCGGTTTTGGAATTTCAGCAAGACTCGCTAACTCTCATCTTTTTTTGTTCAGACGAAATCAAATTTCGCGCAGCCGCAAAGCTTCATCTTGCTCTCTCACTACAGTTGGGTGTCACTGCCCATGAGAGCCTCACGACGAGTACTGTTTCAATTTTACAAGGCTTAGAAGCAGCATTAGGTAGAACTCGGATTTTTGGTGGAGCTACAGACGATTAGTGGCAATATCAACGTACGGATCAATTCTTTAAAACCGAGGTGCATTGATGGTAAACCTGCTTCAGATTTCTACCATTACTATTTGAACAATGCAGTGCCAGATGCTATTTATCCACTTGCGGTTTTTCCGCCTGGTGAAACGCATTTTTTCTTACGGGGTGCTGTTGGTTATGATTCCCAACTGCGCAGTCTTACAGTGTCAGGCGATGTGCCAGAACAAGCAGTCGTACAGATTCCGATGCCTCAGCTGCAGATGTCGTGAGTGCTTCGCATACTGCTTTTACCGAAGCGTTAGCAACTTATCCTGGGAAAACACCAGCCGCCGCGCTGTTTTTCTCGTGCGCTTGGCGACGGCAAGTTTTGGGAACGCTGGCGAAGCAAGAATATCAGGCGATCGCACATTTAGGACACGCTATAGCAAGCTGTGGCTTTTATATCTATGGAGAGGTTGCGCCGCTGCGTGAAAATGGGCAAACCTTTTTTCACAACACAACATTTGTCACTTTACTTATCGGTAGCCAATGACACATTATGTCACGAGAATTCGAGTTTGAGGTTGAACAACTCAATAAGGAAATCCGGATTCTAAAAAAGCAGCTAGAACGTTCGGAAATTGATCGCGCTAAGTTAGAAGCAATGAATCGCACTAAAGAATCGCTTCTCAAACACGTTATTTGCGATCTGCAAGAGTATCAAAACATTTTAGAAAAAAAGAATGCTGATTTAGAACAAGCATTTAATGAATTGACTGCCATGAAAAATAAACTCGTCGAAACTGAGAAAATGGCTGCTTTGGGAAGTTTAGTTGCAGGTGTTGCGCATGAAATCAACACTCCCGTAGGAACGACTATCACACTCGCCTCAACTTTGATGGATGCGACGCGATCGCTAATGGCAACAATCAAAACAGGACAGCTCAAACGTTCAATGTTGAATAATTATCTAGAACTTGCGCAAGAAAGTACAAGCTTGATGCTCAATAACCTGCATCGTGCTGGCGAACTCGTGCAAAGCTTCAAACAAGTTGCAGTCGATCAATCGAGCTTGGAGCAGCGTAGATTTCGTGTTAAGCCTTACCTTGAGGAAATTATAACGAGTTTGTCGCCGCAGTTGAAAAAAGAATCGCATATTGTGACGATGACAGGCGACGATTCACTGACTATCTACAGCTATCCTGGGGCATTAGCCCAAGTTATAACCAATTTGGTTACAAACTCAATGATTCATGGTTATACTCAGCACCAAAGCGGTCATCTGCGCTTTAACGTCATGCAAGATAATCACCAAATCGTAATTCAATATCGCGACGATGGTTGTGGTATTCCTCCAGAAAACTTAGAAAAAATCTTTGAACCTTTTTTTACAACAGCGCGAGAAAAAGGAGGAACCGGATTAGGGTTGCATATTACTTACAACCTCGTAACTCAGAAATTACAGGGTAGGATTGCTGTGCAAAGCGAGGTAGCCAAAGGAACTCAATTTACGATTGAACTTCCTACTTCCGTGATTTCTTGATCGTGCTTTAAATTAAACATAGTTGCTGTTGATGCTGCCTACGAACCCTAAACTGCACAATCAATCGCCTCAGGAGCGAGTGTACTTGAGTGACGATATGATCTGCTTTAGCGACGAAGACCCTGAAGTTACTTCGCTTCAGGATTGGAAAATCATGATTATCGATGATGAACCGGATGTGCATCGCGCAACTCAGCTAGCACTCCAGAATGTCACGTTTGAAAACCGAAAATTAACGTTTCTTTCTGCCTACTCAGCAAAAGAGGGAAAAGAATTACTGGCGATCGCCCACACCGATACCGCGCTGGTTTTGCTTGATATTGTCATGGAGACAAATGATGCTGGGCTAAGAATCGTTCAGCATATTCGCGAAGAACTGAAAAATCGGCAAATTCGCATTATTTTACGCACCGGACACCCTGGCGAAGCTCCTGATGAGTCTGTTATTCTCAATTACGATATTAATGACTATAAGCTCAAGATTGAACTGACGCGTCAAAATCTGCTGACAACCGCGATCGCCGCCTTGCGATCGTACCGCAACATTAACACAATCGAACAGCAACGCCTGAAGCTCGCGCAAACCCTACAACACTTACAGCAGGTTCAATTCCAACTCGAAGAGTATACACATCGCCTCGAAGCCAAGGTTGCTCAACGCACCGCAGCGCTAGAAAACGCTAACCGAGAATTACATCGCCTCGCGATTGTCGATGATTTAACACTTGTGGCAAATCGGCGGCGGTTTGATGAGTATTGGCAGCAACAATGGCAATTTTTGGCGCATCAACAGCAACCAATATCGCTGATCTTGATTGATGTTGATTATTTCAAGCACTACAACGACTATTACGGACATCAAGCTGGTGATGAATGTTTGTGGAAAGTCGCGCAAGCGATCAGTTCGGTGTTAAATCGCCCTACCGATCTCATCGCACGTTATGGAGGTGAAGAATTTGCCGTCATCTTACCCTACACGTCGCTCAACGGCGCAACAAAGGTAGCTGAGGCGATCGCGGCTGAAATTTATAGCTTAAACATCCCTCACCATCAATCAAAAGTCAGCGATCGCGTTACCCTCAGTCTCGGTATTGCTTGCATCGTGCCACAACTTGAACTTTCACCAAAGACGGCGATCGCTTTTGCCGATAAAGCGCTGTATCAAGCAAAATCGCAGGGACGCGATCGCCACTGTGTTTATTGGGATAGTGGGTAGTTGCTGCAACTAACTAGCTTAATACTTGAATTATTGTGTTAGTAACGATCTTCTTCTTCGTACTCTGGTTGCTTGATCTTTTTAGGAATATTGACTGGTTTCGGCTCATCGTCTTCCCACGCATCGCGGGTGATGTCGTCTTCGTACTCAACGTAGTCTGGTTCTCGGTAAGGTTCTGGTTCGACGTAGCGGGGTGGTTCCTCGTATCTTCTCGGTTCTGAATAGCGATCGCTTGGCGTTGCTTCACTCCAGTTATCTTCGTATTCTTCCTCCGCGTACTGAATTGATTCGTACTGCTGTTGGTACCGCTGCTGTTGTCTGGGTGCAGGTTGAAGCGTTTCGTATTCGTAATCGTCTTCGTCCCACGTTTCTTCAACTGGTTGCGTTGCCCGCACTGGTTTGACAGGCGCTTGCAATGGTACGCCTGTTCCGAGTTGATTTTCTGGTTTGGCGGTAGGCGTAAAGTAAGCTTCTTCCTCTTCGCGTTCCCACGGGGCTTTACCAATCCCCAGACGCTCAAGTAAACCTACGGTTAGCTGCATGACGCGTTCTTCAGCGCCTTCAAATACAATAATCCGATTCGGACCACTACTGACAACTTCTTCGATCGAAATTTCGTAGGTACTGATGACTTGATCGGGAATTTGGGGTAAACCCAACGAAGCAATAATGAGTGACGTCAGGATACCTGTTTCCGCGTTGAACTTGAAGTTGCGTACTCTTCCCAAAAGTTCGCCGGTTTCTGTGATGACTTCACAATTAATTAAAGTGCTATAAACGTCAACATCAATATCTTCGATGACATCTTCGTTATCAACTAAGATAACGTCGCCGATTTGATTGACACTATTGAGGTACATATAGCGTGGGACACCGGCAAACGCAATCAGGTTGTCTCGCAAGCCCATGGCTACAACCTCTCGTCGGTCAATATCCACCCATAGCTGATTGATTACACCTAGCCGCTTACCATTATCTTTGGTGATCACTTGGGTGTTCAAGATGTCGGAACGCCTAATAATCTGTTCAGAGGTCATTTTCTTTTGCCGAGTCCTGATCTCGAATCCGGTTAATTAATCAATACTATTATTAACAAATCCTCATGGCGAGGTGTTTGACTGTTGCAATTTTATTCCTAATACTTGAGTATAAGCTCCTCGTGCTTGAGTAACTCCAATTGTTCGTTCGGCAGATTCTATCATTGGTCTACGCAGACTCACAACTATAAACTGTGCCAGCTTCGTTTGTTGTTTTATCATTTTAGCTAATCGTTCCACATTTGCCCCATCGAGAAACATATCGACTTCATCAAAAGCATAAAAAGGCGACGGGCGATAGCGTTGTAGCGCAAAAATAAAGCTTAATGCCGTCAGCGATTTTTCTCCTCCTGACATCGAAGCAAGGCGTTGTACAGGTTTTCCTTTTGGGTGCGCGACAAGATTTAACCCGCTATTGAAGGGATCTTCCGCATCGTCAAGTTGTAAGTAGCCATCACCGTCAGAAAGTGTCGCGAAAATACTTTGGAAGTTTTGATTAACCGCGTCAAAGGCTTCTTTAAAAGCACGTTGGCGTAAGGTAGTAAAGTTTTCTATCCGTAGCAGCAATTCGGTACGTTCAGCTTCTAAAGTGAGCAGTTTTTGACGTAATTCCTCTAGACGCGTCGTTGTCCGTTCGTATTCTTCTAACGCCAGCATATTGACAGGTTCT
This genomic interval carries:
- a CDS encoding orange carotenoid protein N-terminal domain-containing protein yields the protein MTYTTDDTTKKAVEAFQQFDVDTQLGLLWFGYKDIKDQLQPANETSAQDTAEALFNQIQSLSQEEQLQAQRDIVSRANSDISRAYSSLSSSGKLDVWLRLAQGIDKGTVIQVPSDYELPADTKDFANMVKLLDFEQRIDFMRSAVVEMGAK
- a CDS encoding FIST N-terminal domain-containing protein, producing MLKVASSHSNDPDSLAAVSEVLAQCQITLAGQSPQAGLLLEQIHAVFPQLELIGGTTDGEMSSVLEFQQDSLTLIFFCSDEIKFRAAAKLHLALSLQLGVTAHESLTTSTVSILQGLEAALGRTRIFGGATDD
- a CDS encoding FIST C-terminal domain-containing protein; the protein is MSASHTAFTEALATYPGKTPAAALFFSCAWRRQVLGTLAKQEYQAIAHLGHAIASCGFYIYGEVAPLRENGQTFFHNTTFVTLLIGSQ
- a CDS encoding sensor histidine kinase, with the translated sequence MSREFEFEVEQLNKEIRILKKQLERSEIDRAKLEAMNRTKESLLKHVICDLQEYQNILEKKNADLEQAFNELTAMKNKLVETEKMAALGSLVAGVAHEINTPVGTTITLASTLMDATRSLMATIKTGQLKRSMLNNYLELAQESTSLMLNNLHRAGELVQSFKQVAVDQSSLEQRRFRVKPYLEEIITSLSPQLKKESHIVTMTGDDSLTIYSYPGALAQVITNLVTNSMIHGYTQHQSGHLRFNVMQDNHQIVIQYRDDGCGIPPENLEKIFEPFFTTAREKGGTGLGLHITYNLVTQKLQGRIAVQSEVAKGTQFTIELPTSVIS
- a CDS encoding GGDEF domain-containing response regulator, with the protein product MLPTNPKLHNQSPQERVYLSDDMICFSDEDPEVTSLQDWKIMIIDDEPDVHRATQLALQNVTFENRKLTFLSAYSAKEGKELLAIAHTDTALVLLDIVMETNDAGLRIVQHIREELKNRQIRIILRTGHPGEAPDESVILNYDINDYKLKIELTRQNLLTTAIAALRSYRNINTIEQQRLKLAQTLQHLQQVQFQLEEYTHRLEAKVAQRTAALENANRELHRLAIVDDLTLVANRRRFDEYWQQQWQFLAHQQQPISLILIDVDYFKHYNDYYGHQAGDECLWKVAQAISSVLNRPTDLIARYGGEEFAVILPYTSLNGATKVAEAIAAEIYSLNIPHHQSKVSDRVTLSLGIACIVPQLELSPKTAIAFADKALYQAKSQGRDRHCVYWDSG
- a CDS encoding PRC-barrel domain-containing protein; amino-acid sequence: MTSEQIIRRSDILNTQVITKDNGKRLGVINQLWVDIDRREVVAMGLRDNLIAFAGVPRYMYLNSVNQIGDVILVDNEDVIEDIDVDVYSTLINCEVITETGELLGRVRNFKFNAETGILTSLIIASLGLPQIPDQVISTYEISIEEVVSSGPNRIIVFEGAEERVMQLTVGLLERLGIGKAPWEREEEEAYFTPTAKPENQLGTGVPLQAPVKPVRATQPVEETWDEDDYEYETLQPAPRQQQRYQQQYESIQYAEEEYEDNWSEATPSDRYSEPRRYEEPPRYVEPEPYREPDYVEYEDDITRDAWEDDEPKPVNIPKKIKQPEYEEEDRY